In one Nitrososphaera viennensis EN76 genomic region, the following are encoded:
- a CDS encoding aminotransferase class I/II-fold pyridoxal phosphate-dependent enzyme has product MTASGEKELEALRGQIRAVTSDILKRVQERMALAEQVGEVKNRLGIDVKDEKVEREIRLMVIKQAEQSGMSREFALRLLNMLLAESETVQALKRPQKNKAPRQTHLGIFQKAKQLEASGKRIIHLEVGEPDYPAPAQAGSALAESFTQKRYHYTDTRGIPQLREAIAKKSEVSEERVMVTPGGRFAVFSAVASLVRPGEEIITIEPAWPAYRECADFIGARTKVLKTTLESGWTPDLKEMESMITSGTRMIALNYPNNPTGKVLDKKTMDRIVALAKDRGLYLLSDEVYSGYSFRPFESVHSYGYDKSIIVSSFSKTYAMTGFRVGYAIASADSIKKMAKVQAVGVTSVAEPVQHAALAALGADPSGNVELMKKRLRFLSGKMKEMSLRFVEPDGAMYVYPELPDGGGEDMQLVERLLERGVAIAPGSGFGDSYRRFVRISACRGEEEMAEGLAVMADELRKAQ; this is encoded by the coding sequence TTGACGGCGTCTGGAGAAAAAGAGCTAGAGGCCCTGCGGGGCCAGATCCGCGCCGTGACTTCAGACATACTGAAGAGGGTGCAGGAGAGGATGGCCCTGGCAGAGCAGGTGGGAGAAGTAAAAAACAGGCTTGGAATAGACGTCAAGGACGAAAAGGTAGAGCGGGAGATCCGGCTGATGGTCATAAAGCAGGCCGAGCAAAGCGGCATGAGCAGGGAATTTGCGCTGCGCCTGCTCAACATGCTGCTTGCAGAATCCGAGACCGTGCAGGCGCTAAAGCGCCCGCAAAAAAACAAGGCGCCAAGGCAGACCCACCTCGGCATCTTTCAAAAGGCCAAGCAGCTAGAGGCGTCGGGCAAGCGCATAATCCACCTTGAAGTGGGCGAGCCCGACTACCCGGCACCTGCGCAGGCCGGAAGCGCACTTGCAGAGTCATTTACGCAAAAGAGATACCACTATACAGACACCCGCGGGATACCGCAGCTACGAGAAGCGATAGCGAAAAAGAGCGAGGTATCTGAGGAAAGGGTGATGGTCACGCCCGGCGGGCGCTTTGCCGTCTTTTCCGCGGTCGCATCGCTTGTGAGGCCCGGCGAGGAAATAATAACAATCGAGCCGGCGTGGCCGGCGTACAGGGAATGCGCCGACTTTATCGGCGCAAGGACAAAAGTGTTGAAAACCACGCTTGAAAGTGGCTGGACTCCCGACCTGAAAGAGATGGAATCGATGATAACAAGCGGGACGAGGATGATCGCGCTAAACTACCCGAACAATCCTACTGGCAAAGTCCTTGACAAAAAGACGATGGACAGGATAGTCGCGCTGGCAAAAGACCGCGGGCTGTACCTGCTCAGCGACGAAGTGTATTCAGGCTATTCGTTTCGGCCGTTTGAAAGCGTGCACTCGTACGGCTATGACAAGAGCATAATCGTGTCGTCATTTTCAAAGACGTATGCGATGACAGGCTTTAGGGTCGGCTATGCAATCGCAAGCGCGGATTCGATAAAGAAGATGGCAAAGGTCCAGGCGGTAGGCGTGACAAGCGTCGCCGAGCCGGTGCAGCATGCTGCCCTTGCCGCCCTTGGCGCAGACCCGTCAGGAAACGTGGAACTGATGAAAAAGCGCCTGCGCTTTCTGTCAGGCAAGATGAAAGAGATGTCTCTACGGTTTGTCGAGCCGGACGGCGCCATGTACGTCTATCCCGAGCTTCCAGACGGCGGTGGCGAAGACATGCAGCTGGTTGAAAGGCTGCTTGAGAGGGGCGTGGCCATAGCCCCGGGAAGCGGCTTTGGCGACTCGTACAGGCGCTTTGTCAGGATATCTGCATGCAGGGGCGAGGAAGAGATGGCAGAGGGGCTTGCCGTGATGGCCGACGAGTTGAGGAAGGCGCAGTAG
- a CDS encoding SRPBCC domain-containing protein translates to MKEIHTEIEIAASAQRVWEVLADFAKYGEWNPFIRQVRGEPREGAKLEIHITTPAGTKRTYEPKVTKAEPGKELRWFGKVPGFLSGEHIFAIEDAGSGGRVKFIHREVFGGLLSSFFKDTDDVKAGFEEMNRALKARAEGQS, encoded by the coding sequence TTGAAAGAGATCCATACAGAGATAGAGATTGCCGCAAGCGCCCAGCGCGTGTGGGAAGTGCTTGCCGATTTCGCAAAATATGGCGAGTGGAATCCCTTCATAAGACAAGTCAGGGGCGAGCCGCGGGAAGGAGCAAAACTAGAGATCCACATAACTACGCCTGCGGGGACAAAGCGCACGTACGAGCCCAAGGTGACCAAGGCAGAGCCGGGAAAAGAACTGAGGTGGTTTGGCAAGGTGCCGGGGTTCCTGTCAGGCGAGCACATATTTGCCATCGAAGACGCAGGCAGCGGTGGCAGGGTGAAATTCATCCACCGGGAGGTCTTCGGCGGCCTGCTATCGTCGTTTTTCAAGGACACCGACGACGTCAAGGCCGGCTTTGAAGAGATGAACCGGGCCCTAAAGGCGCGCGCCGAGGGCCAGAGCTAG
- the aroC gene encoding chorismate synthase: MSGGNIIGERFVAMSFGESHGRCVGMLVDGCPAGLQLSEEDIQGQLDRRKPGQSAVTTQRKEEDRVEILSGVFNGFTTGAPICMLIWNKDADSRAYEAIKHIPRPGHADYPAMVKYGGFADYRGSGRFSGRLTAALVMGGAVAQKLLQETLGIEIVAYTSEIGGIKADSITAENIAQRYDNDVRCPDPAAAEKMRDAILAARRDGDSLGGIVECTTSSLPVGLGEPIYASLEADLSKALFGIPAVKAVEFGSGFEGSKRRGSENNDAYYMMKDGKIVTRTNNSGGILGGLSNGMPLIVRVAFKPAASIAKTQETLDVSSKSQAKLAVPGRHDPCVVPRAPPIVECVVSMVLADHAIRAGLIPPVLKKKGSA; the protein is encoded by the coding sequence ATGAGCGGTGGTAACATTATCGGCGAGCGCTTTGTCGCCATGAGTTTTGGCGAGAGCCACGGCCGCTGCGTAGGGATGCTGGTCGACGGCTGCCCGGCGGGGCTCCAGCTTTCAGAGGAGGACATACAGGGCCAGCTTGACAGGCGCAAGCCCGGCCAGTCCGCGGTCACCACCCAGCGCAAGGAAGAGGACAGGGTCGAGATACTCTCTGGCGTTTTCAACGGCTTTACCACGGGTGCGCCGATATGCATGCTGATATGGAACAAGGACGCCGACTCGCGCGCCTATGAGGCGATAAAGCACATCCCGCGGCCGGGCCACGCCGACTACCCTGCAATGGTCAAGTACGGCGGCTTTGCAGACTATCGCGGCAGCGGGCGCTTTTCAGGCAGGCTCACTGCAGCGCTTGTGATGGGCGGCGCAGTGGCGCAGAAACTTCTGCAAGAAACGCTTGGCATCGAAATTGTCGCCTATACGTCGGAAATTGGAGGGATAAAGGCCGACAGCATTACTGCGGAAAACATTGCTCAGCGCTACGACAACGACGTCCGGTGCCCGGACCCGGCGGCGGCTGAAAAGATGCGCGACGCCATCTTGGCGGCAAGAAGGGACGGAGACTCGCTTGGAGGCATCGTAGAATGCACGACGTCAAGCCTGCCGGTGGGGCTTGGAGAGCCGATATATGCGTCCCTTGAGGCCGACCTTAGCAAGGCGCTCTTTGGAATCCCCGCCGTCAAGGCAGTCGAGTTTGGCTCTGGCTTTGAAGGATCAAAGAGGCGCGGCTCTGAAAACAATGACGCATACTACATGATGAAGGACGGAAAAATAGTGACCAGGACCAACAACTCGGGAGGCATACTCGGCGGCCTGTCAAACGGCATGCCGCTAATAGTCCGCGTAGCATTCAAGCCCGCGGCGTCGATAGCCAAGACGCAGGAGACACTTGACGTGTCAAGCAAGTCGCAGGCCAAGCTGGCCGTTCCGGGCAGGCACGACCCGTGCGTTGTGCCAAGGGCGCCTCCGATAGTCGAGTGCGTCGTCTCGATGGTGCTTGCCGATCACGCAATACGCGCCGGGCTCATTCCTCCTGTCCTGAAGAAGAAAGGGAGCGCCTGA
- a CDS encoding prephenate dehydrogenase/arogenate dehydrogenase family protein, whose product MQVAIIGAAGKMGTWFCGYFARQSNNNEVSAFDVKPFEIKNVKNARNIADCVKNADLVMVCVPVKHTPAVIKQCAKAMRKQGALLAEISSIKAKALPALKKTQKDIVALCIHPMFGPGAGEKKQLKMLAVPVRNKEKELGAINNVFAGMSVKVLPDARTHDRAIAAVLGLTYFSNVAFAGMLAREDLATLNEVGGTTFAIQSMLAQSVMTDEPELIAALIRDNPHAQRYMRQYMKEAGALASAKGSLLEARLTKTKKRLQKQADLDASYRRMYGIIELLGRPAAE is encoded by the coding sequence ATGCAGGTCGCAATCATCGGCGCTGCAGGCAAGATGGGCACATGGTTCTGCGGCTACTTTGCAAGGCAGAGCAATAACAACGAGGTCAGTGCCTTTGACGTCAAGCCTTTTGAGATAAAAAATGTCAAAAATGCCAGAAACATTGCAGATTGCGTGAAAAACGCGGACCTTGTAATGGTGTGCGTCCCGGTGAAGCACACGCCTGCCGTGATAAAGCAGTGCGCCAAAGCAATGAGGAAGCAGGGCGCCTTGCTTGCAGAGATATCGTCCATCAAGGCCAAGGCGCTTCCTGCGCTAAAAAAGACGCAAAAGGACATCGTTGCGCTGTGCATCCATCCAATGTTCGGGCCGGGCGCAGGCGAGAAAAAGCAGCTAAAGATGCTTGCAGTCCCGGTGCGCAATAAAGAAAAGGAACTTGGCGCGATAAACAACGTTTTTGCAGGCATGTCAGTCAAGGTGCTGCCTGACGCCCGCACACACGACAGGGCTATAGCCGCCGTCCTTGGCCTGACGTACTTTTCCAACGTGGCCTTTGCAGGCATGCTTGCGCGCGAAGACCTTGCAACCCTCAACGAAGTCGGCGGGACCACCTTTGCAATCCAGTCCATGCTTGCCCAGAGCGTCATGACCGACGAGCCGGAACTCATAGCGGCGCTCATACGCGACAACCCGCACGCCCAAAGGTACATGCGCCAGTACATGAAGGAAGCAGGCGCGCTTGCATCAGCCAAAGGCTCCTTGCTTGAGGCACGGCTGACAAAGACCAAGAAAAGGCTGCAAAAGCAGGCAGACCTCGACGCGTCGTACAGGCGCATGTACGGGATCATAGAGCTTTTGGGCAGGCCGGCGGCGGAATAA
- the aroA gene encoding 3-phosphoshikimate 1-carboxyvinyltransferase, with product MVKIQVRRSKVDGTVRCPSSKSYTHRALAIASLAADGQSRITNGLLARDTLATLACCRALGAEVQEGKRGVVQVQGRHDFPPPENVLNCENSGTTIRIMTAMSGLVRSGHVILTGDESLRRRPMQPILDALGPLGVEAYSTKGNGTPPLVVRGGGIKGGTTVIDGSISSQFISGLLIAGIYADSEIVLKIKGDLVSKPYVRATMATMEQFGVKIDHEPSMLEYHIMQAEYKPTEFDVPSDFSTAALILSAGALVGKRLKVKGLNFNLPQGDSQIVEIMKQMDCAIKADRSRGEVVVEGTESLEGGEFNLADTPDLLPVVSILALKARSPVKITGVAHARVKETDRVANIAHELAKFGAKVDEFHDGLTIAAPKKLKNASLEAYNDHRLFMAFSIASMMTEKSVVEGAESVDVSYPHFVQDMKGLGARLSPAR from the coding sequence ATGGTCAAGATACAGGTCCGGCGCTCAAAGGTGGACGGGACTGTCAGGTGCCCTTCAAGCAAGAGCTACACCCACCGCGCCCTTGCAATAGCGTCGCTTGCTGCCGACGGCCAGTCGAGAATAACAAACGGGCTGCTTGCCAGGGACACGCTTGCCACGCTTGCCTGCTGCAGGGCACTTGGGGCAGAGGTGCAAGAGGGAAAGCGCGGCGTCGTGCAGGTGCAGGGGAGGCACGATTTTCCGCCGCCTGAAAACGTGCTCAACTGCGAAAACTCGGGGACAACCATCAGGATAATGACTGCCATGTCCGGCCTTGTCAGGAGCGGCCACGTCATCCTCACGGGCGACGAGAGCCTCCGGAGGCGCCCGATGCAGCCGATACTTGACGCCCTCGGCCCGCTTGGCGTGGAGGCCTATTCCACAAAGGGCAACGGGACTCCTCCCCTCGTAGTCAGGGGAGGCGGGATAAAGGGCGGGACGACGGTAATCGACGGCAGCATATCAAGCCAGTTCATATCCGGCCTTCTCATCGCCGGCATTTACGCCGATTCTGAAATCGTGCTAAAGATCAAGGGCGACCTGGTGTCCAAGCCGTACGTCAGGGCGACGATGGCGACCATGGAGCAGTTTGGGGTAAAGATAGACCATGAGCCAAGCATGCTTGAATACCACATCATGCAGGCAGAATACAAGCCGACCGAGTTTGACGTGCCCAGCGACTTTTCCACCGCCGCGCTCATACTGTCTGCGGGCGCGCTTGTCGGCAAGCGGCTGAAGGTAAAGGGGCTCAACTTCAACCTGCCGCAGGGCGACTCGCAGATAGTCGAGATAATGAAGCAGATGGACTGCGCCATAAAGGCGGACAGGTCAAGAGGCGAGGTCGTCGTAGAAGGCACAGAATCGCTTGAAGGAGGCGAGTTCAACCTCGCAGACACGCCGGACCTCCTGCCGGTGGTTTCTATACTTGCGCTCAAGGCAAGGTCGCCGGTAAAGATAACCGGCGTTGCGCACGCCCGCGTCAAGGAAACCGACAGGGTAGCAAACATCGCGCACGAGCTTGCCAAGTTTGGAGCCAAGGTGGACGAGTTCCACGACGGACTGACCATCGCCGCGCCGAAAAAGCTGAAAAACGCGTCGCTTGAGGCCTACAACGACCACCGCCTCTTCATGGCATTTTCAATCGCGTCCATGATGACAGAGAAGTCGGTGGTTGAAGGGGCCGAGTCGGTGGACGTCTCGTACCCGCACTTTGTGCAGGACATGAAGGGCCTCGGGGCAAGGCTGTCGCCGGCCAGGTAA
- a CDS encoding shikimate kinase, which produces MTTTAAKVRATMHGAVSIVNAIATGNGSALGISLKVTAEVEMTRGRGLRFLTGKNDDRLVNNIIKNTLPPDTLERNQLIVKLRSEIPIGFGLKSSSAVSNAVALACSRLASEKIDDYAVLDAAVRASLDAKVTITGAYDDATACYFGGFVVTDNYSRKLLRREDAPDNLHAVIFLPRNTPRGDVHKLSDLSDLFTDAFKLAEGGEYWKAMKLNGVLASTALGTSYRPVLAALEQGALAAGVSGNGPSIAAVAYDDEVEDIKNAFSKFNGRVLVSKVNNQKASVEVL; this is translated from the coding sequence CATGCACGGCGCGGTGTCCATAGTAAACGCCATAGCGACTGGCAACGGCTCGGCACTTGGCATTTCGCTCAAGGTCACGGCGGAGGTAGAGATGACAAGGGGCAGGGGGCTTAGGTTCCTGACGGGCAAGAACGACGACAGGCTTGTCAACAACATCATTAAAAACACGCTGCCTCCAGACACGCTTGAGCGCAACCAGCTGATAGTAAAGCTCAGGTCAGAGATCCCGATAGGCTTTGGGCTGAAAAGCTCCAGCGCCGTGTCAAACGCAGTAGCGCTTGCGTGCAGCCGGCTTGCAAGCGAAAAAATAGACGACTATGCCGTCCTTGACGCGGCGGTAAGGGCGTCGCTTGACGCCAAGGTCACGATAACAGGCGCGTACGACGACGCCACGGCATGCTACTTTGGCGGGTTCGTGGTGACAGACAACTATTCAAGAAAACTGCTGAGGAGGGAGGATGCGCCGGACAACCTACACGCGGTGATATTTCTGCCCCGCAACACGCCGCGGGGAGACGTGCACAAACTGAGCGACCTTTCCGATTTATTTACTGACGCGTTCAAGCTTGCAGAAGGGGGCGAATACTGGAAGGCCATGAAGCTCAACGGCGTCCTTGCCTCCACCGCGCTTGGCACAAGCTACAGACCGGTCCTTGCAGCCCTTGAGCAGGGCGCGCTTGCCGCCGGCGTGTCCGGGAACGGGCCTTCGATAGCAGCGGTGGCGTACGACGACGAGGTGGAGGATATCAAGAACGCATTTTCAAAATTCAACGGCAGGGTGCTCGTGTCTAAGGTTAATAACCAGAAGGCAAGTGTGGAAGTCCTGTAA